CGCATCGAGGCCGAGCTCGGCGAGAAGGCCACGGTCGTCGCGACCGGTGGCCTCGCGCCGCTGGTGCTCGGGGAGAGCGAGACGCTCCAGCACTACGAGCCCGAGCTCACGCTGATCGGCCTGCGCATCGTCTTCCACAAGAACATCGAGCCGCGCACCAGCGGCCCGGGCCCGGTCCTGCACCACATCGCCGGCACCTGAGCGCGTGCGGCGCCCGTCATAGGCTCGCGGTCGTGGCCGACCCGCAACCCCCGAGCGACGACCTGCCGGAGCAGATGCGGGTACGCCGCGCCAAGCGCGACCGGCTGCGGGCCGACGGCGTCGACCCCTACCCGCTGGGGTTCCGGCGTACGGCAACGATCGCCGAGCTCCGGCAGCGACACCGCGACCTCGCGCCCGACACCGCGACCGGCGAACGCGCGTCGGTGGCAGGACGGGTCGTCCTGAACCGTCCGTCCGGAAAGATCGCGTTTGCGACGATCCGCGACGGCAGCGGCGACCTGCAGGTCATGCTCACCGCCGACGCGACCGGGCCGGAGGCCCTCGCGCGGTGGAAGAACGACGTCGACCTCGGCGACCACGTCGGCGTCGAGGGCGAGGTCATCACGAGCCGGCGGGGCGAGCTGTCGGTGCGGGCCGACCGCTGGGTGCTCACGAGCAAGGCGTTGCGCCCGCTGCCGGAGAAGTGGCACGGGCTCGCCGATCCCGAGGCCCGGGTGCGCCAGCGCTACGTCGACCTCATCGGCAACCCCGAGGCGCGGCGCATGGTCGAGGTCCGCGACAAGGTGCTCGCATCCCTGCGTGCCACCCTCCGCGGCCGCCGCTTCGTCGAGGTGGAGACGCCGATCCTGCAGCTGGTGCACGGCGGGGCCGCCGCCCGGCCCTTCAGCACCCACCTCAACGCGTTCGACCTGCCGATGACCCTGCGCATCGCCATCGAGCTGCACCTCAAGCGGCTCGTCGTCGGCGGGGTGGAGCGGGTGTTCGAGATCGGTCGGATCTTCCGCAACGAGGGCGTCGACGCGACGCACAGCCCGGAGTTCACGATGCTGGAGGCCTACGAGGCCTACGGCGACTACGACACGATGGCCGACCTCACCCGGGCGCTCGTGCTCGACGCGGCCGACGCGGTCAACGGGTCACCGGTCGTCCCCGACGGCTCCGGCGGGGAGATCGACCTGTCCGGGCCGTGGCGCACGGTGACGGTCCACGATGCGGTGTCGGGCGTCGTGGGCGAGACCGTCGACCCGGGCACCCCGGCGGAGAAGCTGCGCGCGCTCGCTGCCACGCACGACGTGGCGCTGCGACCCGACTGGGGCGCGGGCGACATCGTGCTCGAGCTCTACGAGAAGCTGGTCGAGCACACGCTGCGCGAGCCGACGTTCGTCAAGGACTACCCCGCCGAGGTGCGGCCGCTGGCCCGCCCCCACCGCGACGATCCCCGGCTGGCCGAGGCGTGGGACCTCATCATCGGTGGGGTCGAGCTCGCGCCCGCCTACTCCGAGCTCGTCGACCCGGTCGAGCAGCGCGACCGGCTCACCGAGCAGTCGCTGCGGGCCGCGGGCGGCGACCCCGAGGCGATGGTGCTCGACGAGGACTTCCTGCGAGCTCTCGAGTACGGGGCCCCGCCCATGGGCGGCATGGGCCTGGGCGTCGACCGGCTGATGATGCTGCTCACCGGCGTCAACATCCGGGAGACGATTCTTTTTCCGCTGGTGCGGCCCGAATGACGGAATAGCCGGGCGGATTTCCCACAACTCCGCGCCGGTCGTATTGTCGTCTTTCCCGTTCACGCTCTATCGTGGACGTGGTCAACGCATTTTCCGACATTCTTCGAGAGGTTATTCACAATGGCGCAACGCGTTCAGGTCCTGTTGGTGTGCGACCTTCACGACGACGAGACCCCCGGCGAGGAGACGGTGGCGTTCTCGCTCGACGGCGCCGCCTACGAGATCGACCTG
This portion of the Mycobacteriales bacterium genome encodes:
- the lysX gene encoding bifunctional lysylphosphatidylglycerol synthetase/lysine--tRNA ligase LysX; translation: MSACGARHRLAVVADPQPPSDDLPEQMRVRRAKRDRLRADGVDPYPLGFRRTATIAELRQRHRDLAPDTATGERASVAGRVVLNRPSGKIAFATIRDGSGDLQVMLTADATGPEALARWKNDVDLGDHVGVEGEVITSRRGELSVRADRWVLTSKALRPLPEKWHGLADPEARVRQRYVDLIGNPEARRMVEVRDKVLASLRATLRGRRFVEVETPILQLVHGGAAARPFSTHLNAFDLPMTLRIAIELHLKRLVVGGVERVFEIGRIFRNEGVDATHSPEFTMLEAYEAYGDYDTMADLTRALVLDAADAVNGSPVVPDGSGGEIDLSGPWRTVTVHDAVSGVVGETVDPGTPAEKLRALAATHDVALRPDWGAGDIVLELYEKLVEHTLREPTFVKDYPAEVRPLARPHRDDPRLAEAWDLIIGGVELAPAYSELVDPVEQRDRLTEQSLRAAGGDPEAMVLDEDFLRALEYGAPPMGGMGLGVDRLMMLLTGVNIRETILFPLVRPE